One window of the Benincasa hispida cultivar B227 chromosome 3, ASM972705v1, whole genome shotgun sequence genome contains the following:
- the LOC120074466 gene encoding ELMO domain-containing protein A, translating to MTSRTLRRRLYHGDVDGKRNEKYDTSGFEALSEPLLDSHEYSDRSSEVRTLEEIWDDERKKQQLHWTLLFSQLIAQWAQWIANIVFGSGALFGRLLPFSFTTHNGQNHGVAPPLSLLQEERLRNLKQRLEVPFDGSRVEHQDALKRLWRLAYPDRELPPLKSELWKDMGWQGTDPSTDFRGGGFVSLENLIFFAQTYPESFRRLLYKKDGKRAEWEYPFAVAGINISFMLVQMLDLQSGKPSSSAGIRFLELLEKDEMAFDNLFCVAFQLMDAQWLAKRASYMDFNDVLKSTRSQLERELELEDTSSVKELPAYNLLRR from the exons ATGACTTCAAGAACTTTGAGGAGGAGGCTGTATCATGGTGATGTTGATGGGAAAAGGAACGAAAAATATGATACTTCTGGCTTCGAAGCTTTGAGTGAGCCTCTGCTTGACAGCCATGAATATAGTGATAGAAGCTCAGAG GTACGCACGCTTGAAGAGATTTGGGATGATGAGAGGAAGAAGCAACAACTACACTGGACACTTCTGTTTTCTCAGTTGATTGCACAATGGGCTCAGTGGATAG CAAACATTGTCTTTGGTTCTGGAGCACTCTTTGGTCGACTTTTGCCATTTTCTTTTACTACACACAATGGACAAAACCATGGGGTGGCTCCACCTCTTAGTCTTTTACAG GAAGAAAGACTCAGGAATTTAAAGCAAAGGCTGGAAGTTCCCTTTGATGGCTCCCGTGTTGAGCACCAA GATGCTTTGAAAAGGTTATGGAGGTTGGCATATCCGGACAGGGAGCTTCCACCTCTCAAATCTGAGCTCTGGAAGGACATGGGTTGGCAAGGTACCGATCCTTCAACAGATTTTAG AGGTGGTGGATTTGTTTCACTGGAAAACCTTATCTTCTTTGCCCAGACATATCCG GAGTCATTCCGCAGATTGTTGTATAAGAAGGATGGTAAGCGAGCTGAGTGGGAATATCCGTTCGCTGTTGCTGGTATCAACATTTCGTTTATGTTGGTTCAAATGTTAGATCTCCAATCAG GGAAGCCAAGTTCATCAGCAGGGATCCGTTTCCTAGAACTTTTAGAGAAAGACGAGATGGCATTTGATAACCTTTTCTGTGTAGCTTTCCAATTGATGGATGCTCAATGGCTCGCAAAACGTGCTTCCTATATGGATTTCAAT GATGTTTTGAAGTCTACCAGAAGTCAGTTAGAACGTGagcttgaacttgaagataCCTCCAGTGTGAAAGAACTGCCAGCATACAATCTCTTGAGAAGATAA